The following are encoded together in the Lactuca sativa cultivar Salinas chromosome 1, Lsat_Salinas_v11, whole genome shotgun sequence genome:
- the LOC111917380 gene encoding UDP-glycosyltransferase 85C2, which translates to METVRVNSKSMRHVVFIPYPAQSHIKCMLKLATLLHHKGLLITFVNTELNHKQLLNSGGLKSFDDETGFEFKTIPDCVSVPEGSPRYQYEVSKSVLTKLLAPFLDLVDTLESPVTCLIADGMMPFTVDAAEKLKVPIMHFWTFSACAFMGYYQAPHLIEKELIPLKDESYLTNGYLDTAIDWIPGLEGFRLKDLPGYIRIANPNDEDYNFVIACINATRKVPNIIIHTFEELESTVIKALQSMIPHVYTIGPLELLLNPINLEEETTKLDIKGYSLWKEEDDCLKWLQSKEPHSVVYVNFGSLISVSLEQLIEFGWGLVNSNQDFLWIIRPNLVVGESSTLPSTLKDMIKKKGFIASWCSQEKVLNHPSVGVFLTHCGWGSTIESLSAGVPMLCWPYLWDQPTNCRKICTEWEVGMEIGSNVNRDEVEMLTRKMIKGPKGKQMRNKAMEWKKKIEIATGHNGSSSLNVETLANDIDMFSRN; encoded by the exons ATGGAAACTGTTCGTGTGAACAGTAAAAGCATGCGACATGTGGTGTTCATACCATATCCAGCACAAAGCCACATCAAGTGCATGCTGAAACTAGCAACGCTACTGCACCACAAGGGCCTCCTCATAACCTTCGTCAACACTGAGCTTAATCACAAGCAGTTACTCAACTCCGGAGGCCTAAAATCTTTCGATGATGAGACAGGGTTCGAATTCAAGACCATTCCTGATTGTGTTAGTGTTCCCGAGGGTTCACCAAGATATCAATATGAAGTCAGTAAGTCTGTTCTAACCAAATTATTGGCTCCTTTTCTTGATCTTGTGGACACACTCGAGAGTCCGGTTACTTGTTTGATTGCTGATGGGATGATGCCTTTCACCGTTGATGCTGCTGAGAAGCTTAAGGTCCCAATCATGCATTTTTGGACCTTTTCTGCTTGTGCTTTCATGGGATATTACCAAGCTCCACATCTAATTGAGAAAGAACTTATACCACTTAAAG ATGAAAGTTACCTCACCAATGGATATCTTGACACTGCAATAGATTGGATTCCGGGATTGGAAGGATTTCGTTTAAAGGATCTTCCAGGTTATATTCGAATCGCAAACCCTAATGATgaagactataattttgtcattgcATGCATCAACGCAACTAGGAAGGTCCCCAATATAATCATACATACATTTGAAGAGTTAGAATCCACAGTCATCAAAGCCCTCCAATCCATGATTCCTCACGTCTACACCATTGGACCATTGGAGTTGCTTCTAAATCCGATAAATCTTGAGGAAGAAACAACCAAGTTAGATATCAAGGGCTACAGTCTATGGAAAGAAGAAGACGATTGCCTTAAATGGCTGCAATCGAAGGAGCCACATTCTGTGGTATATGTCAATTTTGGAAGCCTAATATCAGTGTCGTTAGAACAGCTCATAGAGTTTGGTTGGGGACTTGTTAATAGCAATCAAGATTTTCTTTGGATCATTAGGCCTAATTTGGTTGTTGGAGAGTCTTCTACCTTACCTTCAACACTCAAAGATATGATTAAGAAGAAAGGCTTTATAGCAAGTTGGTGCTCGCAAGAAAAAGTGTTAAACCACCCTTCAGTTGGTGTGTTTTTGACTCACTGTGGCTGGGGTTCCACCATTGAAAGCTTATCTGCCGGGGTCCCCATGTTGTGTTGGCCTTATTTATGGGACCAACCAACAAATTGTAGGAAAATATGCACAGAATGGGAAGTTGGCATGGAGATCGGGAGTAACGTAAACAGGGATGAAGTTGAGATGCTCACTAGGAAGATGATAAAAGGACCTAAGGGTAAACAAATGAGAAACAAGGCTATGGAGTGGAAGAAAAAGATAGAAATTGCAACCGGTCATAATGGCTCGTCTTCTTTAAATGTTGAGACACTTGCCAATGACATTGATATGTTTTCAAGAAACTAA